The nucleotide window TTTAAAATCAACAATATTATATTGAAGTGTATTTCAAGACTTTAAAAGGAAAGGAAGAAAACTAAGTGAACCAATACTAAGACCACCAAAGGCAAGCAGTGAAAGTATGATTGCACGTTTTTTAGTTGCTTTCATTAATTTTTTCTCTTTTTTCGTTAGATTTTCAGCCATAATTACTCCTCTTTTTATAATAATATAGATTTTGTTTTAATTTTACCATTTTTTTTGTCTATTTATGACAAAAAACAAAGCTTGAAATTATTTCAACTTTGTTTCTTTAAATAAAAAATAGATAGGTAAAATAAATTTTAGACTTTACTAGATATTTCAATAGTATGCCTTAATTATACTAAAATATTTTAAAATCCAAAGAAAATATTAAAATATTTTTAGCAATCAAACATTTTAGTAATATCTCGATAAGTATGACCTAATTGTAGCAAAATACTTTAAGATCAAAAGTAAATAAAAAAATATTTTTAGTAATCAAAGATTTTAGGCAAAAATTACTAGGCAAAAAAAATTTTAAAAAAATGCTTGGTCTAAAATAAAATTATGTTATAATAAACCTCACTAAGAATAATTAATAAATTTTAATATTGAATTAGGGAGGAATGAGTTATGTTTTTTGTCTAATGTGCTTTGATAGCGCGAATTTTCCATCATATTTTTAAATATGATGCTATGCCATAAATTTACCCGTTTAGAAATCTACAAATTTATGGCTTTTAATTATGGCTCTTTCAAAACTTCATATATTTTTTTAGGCTCAATTTAGATAAAAACGAGTTTTCTATTTACATTGAGTTTAAACAGTAGTTGTATTTTTTTTATGGTTTTGTTATTTTATCCATAAATTGATTTTTTGCAGTATTTTAAACTAAAAAAGTAGTTTAAAAATTTCAAATTTTGCTTTTTAAGTTAAAATTTTAGCTTTTTTAGTTTGCTTTATTTTATTAATAAGTAGATTTTGCATTCGTGAGTGTATAGTTTTAAAATTTAGTGTTTTTGCCTTGATAGTTATTTTTCTGAGTTTGCCAAAAAAGTTAAAAAGTGCCCAAAAAACGGACACTTTTTAAGATTATCTCATCAAACTGGGAAACTAGCCAAAATTAATGCCCACAAAAATTTTTAAAAAATGCTTGGAGCAAAATAAAAATATTGTATGATGTCAATACTTTGGTTTTATTATGGGTTCTTTCAAAACTTAATAAAGGTTAGTTTCAAACTTTGAGCGCGTTTTTTGCTATTAACAGTTCTTCGTTTGTTTTGATTACGAAAATGTCAAGATCTGATTCTGGTGCTGAAATTTTTTCAATAGCACCAAATTCTGGAATTGGTCTTGAATTTAGTTCTTGATTAAGAACTAAATTCAACTTCGGTAATTGGATTTTTGCAATTACCGAAGCGCGAATTAGTGCTGAATTTTCGCCTACTCCACCGGTAAAAACTAAAGCTTTAATGTTTTTACCAACCTTATTAATGTAATTAATTAGATAGTCGACAATTTTTTGCACATAAACTTCAAGGGCAAAACTTGCATCTTGATTACCGTTGTCTGCGGCAGAAATGACATCCCGAAGGTCAGAAGAAACGTTTGAAAGTCCTAAAAGTCCTGATTGTTTGTTTAAAAGTGCGTCTAAATCAGTGAAGGAAAAATGAGCTGTTGTGCCTAGGTAGGTTAAAATTGAGGGGTCTACATCACCGCTTCGGGTTCCCATGGTAACACCTGCAAGTGGCGTCATTCCCATTGAAGTATCAACTGAAGCCGAATCTTTAACAGCGCACAAAGAAATCCCATTCCCAATGTGCATGTTTACAAAATTAACTGAATCAGAATTATAGATTTTTTCAACTTGTGTTGTTATATATTTGTGAGAAATGCCGTGAAATCCGTATTTTCTTATTCCGTACTTGTTTGCTATTTGGGTATTAATTGGATATGTGTAATTAACTTTAGGGATACTTGCATGAAAAGCAGTGTCAAAACTTGCTGATAATTTTGCTCAAGGAAGTAATTTTTTGATAGCGCTAATAGTTGCAAGCGCCCCTGGATTGTGCAAAGGCGCAAATTTTGCTGCTTCTTCAATTTTTTCTATTGCTGAATCATCAAGGCGAGCTGGAGCATTAAAACTTGCGCCCCCGTGAACAATTCGAAATCCAACAAGCTCAAATTCTTCTAGGTTTTGGACTAAATTATTGTCTTTTCAAAGTTGAATTTGACTCTCTAAGGCATCAGAATGAGTTGGAAAATCTTTGCTCAAGTTGTAGCTTTTTTCGTCAAATGTCATTTTGATTTTGCCTTCTTGAAGTCCAATTCTTTCGATTAGTCCAGCTCCGAGCAAATCTAATGTATCTTTTTCAAAAATTTGTCATTTAATTGAGGATGAACCAGCGTTTATAACTAAAATTTTACTCTTCATTATTTGTCCTTTTCAACTTGAAGTGCGCTAATTAGTGCGGTGTAAAAAACATCTTCAACCGTTGCTCCACGTGATAAGTCATTAATAGGAGCAGCAATTCCGGTGATTATTGGGCCTATCGCCCCAAAGCCACCAAGTCTTTGAGCGATTTTGTAGCCAATATTTCCAGCATCAAGATTTGGAAAAATTAAAACATTCGCATTTGTAGCAACATTTTCACCATATTTTTGGCGACGCACTTTATAGTCAAGGGCTGCATCTAGTTGAATTTCACCATAAGCTTCAATTGGTGAGGTTGCATTGAACATTTTTACAGCTCTAGATACGGCATCAGATTGAGGTGATTTGGCTGATCCTTTTGTTGAAAATGATAAAAAGGCTGGTTTAGGGTCAAATCCAAGTTGAATTGCAAAGTCAAGTGCGTTTTTAGCGATATCAGCTAATTGAGTTTCGTTTGGTAAAATATTTACCGAAATATCACTAAATAAGTATTTTTCATCACCTCGATGCATTATCATTACGGAAGAAATTGTTTTAATATCTGGTTTTGGTCCGATAATTTTGAATGCAGCACGAAGAATTTCTGCAGTTGGATAATTAAGTCCGCCTATTACAGCGTCAACTTTTTTGTTCCGAAGAAGCATTGTCCCGTAAAATGCATTAGAATCAAATTGGGCGACAGCTGATTCTAATGTTTCTTTGTTTTTACGGATTTTTAAAAATTGTTGTATAAAAGTTTGTTTTTCTTCTTCGTCAACTAAATACTGGTCGATTTCAAGATTCTCATATAATTCGTCAACAAGTAAAATTGGTCTAACTAAATTTTTAGCTTTTAATTGCTGAGCGGCTTGAATTGCCCGTTCATCATGTCCGTCAATAATTAAAACTGAACGTAGACTCTTAGTTTCATTTTGTTGTTTTAGTCGTAATTCAAGATAATTTTGGTATGTCATTTTTTTCCTTTCAAAGGTCAGTTTTGATCAACTAGATTTAATTTTACAAAATTTTTTTTATTTTACTAAAAAAAAGATCAATAAATTAGTGGAAAATAACTAGTTATTTGAATTTTTTGTTAGTTTGGCAAAAAAATATATTTCAAGAATATATATATTTCAAATAAATAAGAATGTAAAAAATCTAAGTGAAGAATTTTAAAAATAAACTTAAATCTTTTGTCTTTAAATTTATTAATTAACAAAAAGATCTACGATTCTCCTTCTATCTCAATAAATTTTTTGCTTTTATAACCGCGAAAATCTACTCTTGCAATTTCATCATAATATTCAGTCCAATCATCAGAATCTCAAGAAAAGAGAAGGTGTGGTTGTAAAATTAATTCTTTTTCTTGCTGGCTATATAAATTAGTATTTTCTAGAAAGCGTCTAAAATACTCAAATTCATGGTCTGTTCCTTTTAGAAATTTATTCAAGGCATCCCGATATAAAATTAACTCTTCCATAGATGGTCCAATCACATTTTTAATTAAATTATTTTGCCTTGGTGATCTAGAAACAAAGAACGCCGGATCATTACCATCACGTAGAAAAATATCTTGTTCAAGTTTAACTAATTTTTGTTTGAAATAATATTTTAAAATTTCGTATTTACCTTGATAAATATTATTATATAAATTTGAATGGCAAAATCAGTAATAAATTTTTTGACCGTCAACATTCAATAAAATGAAATTTTTTAATGCAATTGGCAAAATTCATGCATCACCAGCTCCATAGGCGGAGTAGTAATATGGTTTAAATCAAAAAACTGGCTTTTTTGAGTCAAATTGGGAAATTATCTCATCAAAAAATCCATATTCTTGCCCACCAAAGTAAAAAATTTCGAAATTTTCAAGTTTTAATTTTGCTCAGCTTGGTAGAATATAAAAATCAGGTTTATCAGGATAAAAATCTAGTTCTTCAACTCAATATTTGGGACCAAATAAAGTTTGCAACAAATAAATTAATTCGATTTTATTTGTCCAATTATTCGCATGATCATAATAATATTCGCCTTCTTCACCAAAAAGTTCGCTACAATATTTTCGATATTCTGGGCCAAATTTATCAAATCAACTAAGAATAAATTTATCGCGATTTTCAATGTTTAGATTAAGTTTTTTAATCCCGTATTTTTCAAATTTTTTAAGCAAATTTTCATAAGTTTCAAAAGTAAATACATTTTGAATTGGTTCAATTCGGGTTTTTTCACCAAAATTATAATTCTCTTTTAATAACAAATTGTAAATATTTTCTACATTTTGTCCTAAATATGGTTTATTTATATCTACAAACTTTGAATCATATTCAAATCTATTTGATAAAAAATCAAAGATTTTTTCGTGGTAATTTGCTAAATTTTTTGGTTTTGCATAAGGAACACTTTCCTGAATTTCCTTAATAATTAAAGCTTCAATTTC belongs to Mesomycoplasma ovipneumoniae and includes:
- a CDS encoding phosphate acetyltransferase, which gives rise to MTYQNYLELRLKQQNETKSLRSVLIIDGHDERAIQAAQQLKAKNLVRPILLVDELYENLEIDQYLVDEEEKQTFIQQFLKIRKNKETLESAVAQFDSNAFYGTMLLRNKKVDAVIGGLNYPTAEILRAAFKIIGPKPDIKTISSVMIMHRGDEKYLFSDISVNILPNETQLADIAKNALDFAIQLGFDPKPAFLSFSTKGSAKSPQSDAVSRAVKMFNATSPIEAYGEIQLDAALDYKVRRQKYGENVATNANVLIFPNLDAGNIGYKIAQRLGGFGAIGPIITGIAAPINDLSRGATVEDVFYTALISALQVEKDK
- a CDS encoding acetate/propionate family kinase, whose protein sequence is MKSKILVINAGSSSIKWQIFEKDTLDLLGAGLIERIGLQEGKIKMTFDEKSYNLSKDFPTHSDALESQIQLWKDNNLVQNLEEFELVGFRIVHGGASFNAPARLDDSAIEKIEEAAKFAPLHNPGALATISAIKKLLPWAKLSASFDTAFHASIPKVNYTYPINTQIANKYGIRKYGFHGISHKYITTQVEKIYNSDSVNFVNMHIGNGISLCAVKDSASVDTSMGMTPLAGVTMGTRSGDVDPSILTYLGTTAHFSFTDLDALLNKQSGLLGLSNVSSDLRDVISAADNGNQDASFALEVYVQKIVDYLINYINKVGKNIKALVFTGGVGENSALIRASVIAKIQLPKLNLVLNQELNSRPIPEFGAIEKISAPESDLDIFVIKTNEELLIAKNALKVWN